The genomic segment AGCGATCAGTTCGTGCCCAAACCTCGCGGGTTCGCCGGCGCCGATAGACGCAGCCACCGAAAGCAGGCCCTCTTCTCCCGGCGGTTCCCGGCCAGGAGCGTGAGCCTCGATGAGCGAATCGGTGTATGCGACGACGAGATCGCCCCGGTTCAGAGTGACCGCGAATTGCCGGTATTCCGTCGGGTGGATAATGCCCAGGGGCAGGCCCTGGAACTCGTGTGTGTCGGCCAGCGAAGGCCCGAGCAATCTCCATGTCCGCGTCGCCGCTTGATACCATAACGGCCGGGGATGGCCGGCGAGGCAGCACACGAGTTGGTCGGTGGGGGCGAAGTAGGTCATGATCACGGCGGTGGCGAAGACGCCGCTTGTGCTCAACTGACCGAATGCACGGTTCAGCCCCCGCGCGATCCGAGTCTGATCGGGCCGGCTGATCGACTTGCGCATGAGCCTGCGCAACTCGATCGCCAAATCACTCACTCCGGTGCCGTGGCCGGATACGTCGGCCAACATGAACCTGCCGATACGTCCCATGCCACACATCGACACGTAGTGAACATCACCGCCGGAGACTTGTGCGTGGAACGGTTGACTGTAGACCCATGCGTCGACGCCCGTCATGGAGATGCCGCTTTCGATTGCGGTGTTGCCTCCCCAGACCTCCATGCATTGCAGCGCATGCACGCCCCTGGCTTCCGTCGATATCTGAACATCAGTTAAATGCGAGTTGGGCAGAGTCAGTCCTCCCGAGCGCCACGGACGCGATCTGTGCTCACTGCAACATCGGCGCGACGATTCGGCGAAGTTCGTCCGCGTCCATCAGGCCCGCCAGGACGCGCTGCACGCGCCCCTGCGCGTCGATGATCGCCAACGTCGGTAGCACTTCGACGTCGAATAGATGGAGCAGTTCGTGCGACGCACGCAACTCGTCCGATACCGC from the Planctomycetia bacterium genome contains:
- a CDS encoding serine/threonine-protein phosphatase, whose translation is MHALQCMEVWGGNTAIESGISMTGVDAWVYSQPFHAQVSGGDVHYVSMCGMGRIGRFMLADVSGHGTGVSDLAIELRRLMRKSISRPDQTRIARGLNRAFGQLSTSGVFATAVIMTYFAPTDQLVCCLAGHPRPLWYQAATRTWRLLGPSLADTHEFQGLPLGIIHPTEYRQFAVTLNRGDLVVAYTDSLIEAHAPGREPPGEEGLLSVAASIGAGEPARFGHELIAAVDRASGGAATTRDDDLTLLVLHHNAADPKPVSLGHRLRMMIKMMGI